The DNA window CTATTTGAAATGTGGCAAGCGGTGTTAagggcttctgcccaaaaatgctttgaaatacactTTGAAGTCAACATCACCCTTGCCATTTCTTGAAGTGTTCTATTTTACGTTCGGCTATCCTATTTTGTTGTGGTGTCTTGGGAGCATAAAATTCATGTGAAATACCTTTTTTGTCACAAAAAGATGAGAATAAAGTGTTTTCGAATTCCTTACCATGGTCGGTCCTTATCTTTCTCACCTTCAATTATGGAAGTTTGTAATCCTTGTGATCAATTTTTTAAACACATCGAAAGTGTCTGACTTTTCCCTAATAAAATTTATCCAAGAAAATtgtgaaaagtcatctacacaCACAAAGGAATATTTCTTACCTCCGAAACTTTCAACTTCCAtaggacccataagatccataTGTAGTAACTCCAGACAGCGTGTTGTCCCAGATGATGGCAATACTGGGTGTGACACGCGAGTCTGCTTACCTTTTTGACAATCTCCGCACACAAATGGTATACCAAATGAAAGATTAGGCATACCTCGTACTGCATCGTACTTACTCAAATTCTTTAAGGTTTTGAAGCCTGCATGTCCAAGTTTTTGATGCCAAAGGTCAAGTTCGGTGATTTgcacatgtttgcatgaaaaatctTCACCTATTTGGTAGAAATTATCCGACGACCTTGTACCTGTCATAATGCACATATTAGTTTCATAAAAAACTTTACAAGTATGTCTATCAAACTTAACGAGCAAATTATCATCACACAATTGGCTTATGCTTATCAAATTCGAATTTAATTCTTCAACATGAAGCACATTGTGGAGCTTTGGCAGTcctttcaacattcaaagtgtCATTTCCAACAATTTTTCCTTTAGCTCCCCCTCCATAGGTCACTCTACCATAATTTTGTTCAACGTAATCGATGAGATGTTCTCTtgaacctgtcatgtggcgtgagcttccactatcaaagtaccaatGACCTGCAGTGTTAGTTTTCAATGAAGTATAGACAACATTACAGTGAGTTTTTACTTTTGGTACCCAAATTTGTCTTACTGTAGGTCGATGGTGGGAGGTGTTGCGGGAAGTGTTGTGCAACATTCGGGGCAACATCCTGCTCGACTTTCGATTCATGCAGTCATCCCTGAGTTTAAAACTAGTAGGGCATGATATGACCAGGCTTAAAGCAGTAATGACATACGTACCTTCGTTTTCTTCTCTTAGGGACATGTGTAGTATGTTGTATTTTTGGTGAAGAGATTTTCGTTGAAGATGTAGTTTGAGATGGTGTGAATGTTTCAGTTTTTCCTTTCACAAACACAGTAGATTTTGAACACTCACCTATTTCAAACACATTGTCTTTGAAACCTAAACCTTTCTTGTCATCCCTTCCCATCAAGAGTATGGAATCAAGCTTGGATGTGCTTGAGTTGAACTTGGATAAAGTTTCAGTTGCCTTTTGAAGCTCTTCTTTGTTCTTACCAAGTTCTAAGTCCTTTTTGCTCAAGATTACTTCAATTTTAGCAACCACAGCTTTTAGATCAGTGTTCTCCTTCATGAGAGTTGAGTTCAACTTATTTCTTTTGGTCCAATCTACAAACAACTCTTCATATAGCTTTTTGCACACTCTCAAAAGTGATTTCTTCATCATCAGCCTCTGATTCATCATCTCTACTCGAATTTCTAGAAGTTGTGGATTTCAAACACACTGAATTTTTGTAGATGTTGCGGCCAGGTGTGACAACACCTAGGGCAACACCTAAAGGATTCACTTGCAACCAGCGTTTTTCTTCATTCCTTGGTCGAAACTGTTGTTGGACATGAGGTTTAGGAGCTGGTGGTCGAAGTGCTCCGTTTGCAAGTGATGTGTCCATTAAatatttctgtcaaaacaaaataaaaccagaatcagcacttagtatatcaagagttggctctgataccacttgttaggattattttgtccgacagatatcgataataatgaaaatatcagtATAGGATGAAAATagtaaatttgtgttttgtgagaattaaatgttgtgccagatgttacaacatctcggacaacatctacatgcagcggaaaattaatttttataacacAAATTCACTTAAGATAAATAAATGGACAAGATTCAATAtacacaagtataaatacttgtgcggtgccttatgacaaaaattaatcactagaaaaccacaATGTTTACACAAAAACCTATTACTAGTGATTttcacaaaaatcaatttcctcaacgatttgagaaaacaaatgctttctaaaacaaataactagaataaaaactaaaacaagaaagcaaaacGTGATGCCAAAAGGAGAGCCACGAAAAACAATCTTCAGCCAACTTCGTTACGGATGTTGTCTGCAGATGTCCCCAACATTCAAGGCAACACCCGGTATCTGCACTCTTCAAAACAGCACGTCTCTCGAAGGATTATTTCTTTGACTTTTTCATAGCGTGCACAAGTGCGTGTAAGTGTAGATGATTGAGAGAGAAGAGCACCACGAAAAACTCCCACAAAAAACACCTCCACGAAAAAATCTCTCCACGAAAAACTCCACCACTAAAACTCTATGAATTTCTCTTAGTCTCTCTCTACAATCTTCTCTCTATTCACCCTCAATCACTTCACGTTGATCACTTCTTATGTATAGCTTTCATCTCTCCTAAAGTTTATCTTCCATAAAGAAATCTATAAGATATGATAAACGAGAATTCTATTAGAAACAAATCAATATTACCATATAATGTAAatcattattataaatattatatctagaagatatttatcacaaagataatatctagaaaagtaaaacaaaatattccacataatcttatcaatattaaatttaaggaagaaattatatcataataaaatcttaacataattatctagaaagtcaaaaccataattaaatattatattcaatcaaatcaacaaggaaagataatattagggaaattatttaagataagaaattatatcaattaaataaagaaaatatatttcccTTCAGCTTCCATATTGCATCACGTTATGCCGGGCAAAAACACGTGTCCTAGCACGAGAATCCTCACGCGCTGGGGCAAGTGAAATCACCCACCCCAGCACGCTGTCATTGCAGCTCGCGCTCAGACGGGTGTTTTGCTCCCACTTTTGCCAATAATTCTCTTCTTTTTAGCAAGTCCACCAacaaatcaacgaaacatgtgAGGATCAAACaatatgcataatttatgaCTAAAACGAAAAAATGCAGACTCGATACCCTAAACTTATGTGATAATACATTAAGGCATAGTTTGTTACATATGATAGGATAACaagtgatatataatataaggataagttaaggataaataagatatatgatattatatttaatgtttggtatgatttaataagattgattaaatttatatattagattataatgacaaaattaatcttatcataataaattttataatttcaaaattgttgcttgaattcatattttttatctgttcatgcgccgatagtacttgcatgacttatttatttttatctaattttatatattatataatatgataattgagccctcgattttgtgagtcaagagaaatatcaatttttatgttaatcggatgatactaataattttattgagatttataaaaaaaattatataattatccgaattcatttatataattatcatattatataatatataaaaataaataaatatatttatttgattttaatttctacctactagcatagatttataaaaatcatctataaattgagggtaattaagtcatttgtactgtattttatccttaaattaaaattatcacatctAATAGAAGGGatattttatctttctaaaaaATTAGTTATCAAGGGCCCAAGATATTATAATGAGCTTTTtgaaaaggcaaaaacttgtgtgagacggtctcacgggtcgtctttgtaagacggatctcttatttggatcacccatgaaaagtattactttttatgctaagagtattactttttattgtgaatatgggtagggttgaccacatgagacccactcttttaaaaatgtactaaacatgagataaggaggattatttatcaatctctcCTTTATCTCATATACCAAACTATGTCTAACATAATAAAATATGCAAAAACGACCCCTATAAACAAACAATATGATCATctgaaattatttaaaaagattatcataaattaaaaaaaattaaattattttaatgttaataaaattttaataattattgcaacttagaataaataaataataaaaaatagggTGTTGATCACCCTCAGAAAAAAAATCTCTGATGGGATGAGAATATGTGAAATTTATACAGCAGATTTGTGTTGATGGGAGGAGCACCCGTGGAATTAATTCACGGGTGTGGGTAAAAAAGTAATGAATCCAGTCTTTTTGACCGaatcattatttttataaaatatatatttttttaaaaataactaatAAAAATCCGGATTATCCGGAATGGATTTTTCGGAATTGTACTACTTTAGTAAATGTTTTGAAAGcacaatatttttattaaaagttgtttttatattattttaaaaaaagccCATGAATCATGCACTATTTATTCATATGTATTTTCTTGATGTTTTAGTCCCATTTACTGAGAGCTACTTGCTATAAGAGATGGTAATGGGACCAATTTGATCAAACTCAATATTCCCTTCGCCTTGCGAACTCGACGAGTCTGAGACGGATTTAATCTGTGAGCccatcaattttttatttttaaatatataataaaaatgtttaaaaattaactaatattttaaatattttttaaactttataTTAATAACATTTAGTAACAAAAATattatcacaaataaaaatatagaaATTTTTattcagttaataataaaaataattttctaattatatattaaatatatcaaaatataaaaaaattatttaatcttaaagataaaaaatgaaattatgaataagatatttaataatatatatatatatacacttgcGGGCAGGTCTGGCTAAAGCATGGACCTGTCCCCGACCCGCTTGAGACCCATTTTAACAGGTTTAAACCCACCCGGATAATTCGGGGTCGGGTCCATTGTCATTCCCAGctaatccgatatccgaaccatttttctaccgaaatggttcggttatttcggtcggttatttcggttttgatacaattatttaaattaataatataaatatattataaaatataatatgttatttttttaaatgatttcttagtaaaatatttaaatataaagtacaaatgaattacataaacaacaatcaactaagtattattcaaaataattctgCATTCAttaatatcatctcaataaataatataaaataaaaataacattattaatttaattaaatttcggttttttcgatcggttcggttttgacatttataatccgaaaccgaaccaaattaatttcggttttaacatttatatctgaattaTAAAATTCTGTTTTTGGTTCGGTTTAGTGTTCgtttttttcggttttatccgaagtttgaacacccctattCCCAGATGTATACACTCCAAACggctagggatgtaaatgagccgagccgagccgaacagtatcaggctcgggctcggctcgttaaactaTTTTCTCGGCTCGTGCTCGTTACGAGCCTTTggtttgaagctcgggctcggctcgttcggaagttatgaagctcgggctcggtGCGAGCTCGGCTCGAACATTTAACGACGGCTTTTTGAAACACCGTCGCtgattaaatcggcgacggtttttaagCGACGGGGTACCattaatcggcgacggtttttaagCGACGGGGTACCATTGTTGTCTCTCTTGGCCTTGGACACCCTTTGATTCTTCTTCCAATGACTGCTGATCAAGGATTCAATGCAAAGCTGTTCATGGAAAAAGAAGTTGGCTAGGTAACAAGaaacgaagatggttcattTAGTCGTGAAACTGTAGCAAGCTCAATTAGACTGGTTGCTGTGGCACCGGAGGGGCAGAGGTTAAGGTCCAAGGCAACAGAAATGAGAAAGATTTTCAACAATTATAGGAGCGAAAGctatataaacaaatttatcgAACATTTGGAAAAACATTGCGGTTCAATGGAAAAAAGTGGGGGAAGGGTCATTTATCATGACGATAGATGTAAGTGGAAGTGCAGTGATGTATGTTGCTGATACATCCTAACTTATCAGTAAAATTTAACCTGCATCTTACATTATCTGATCAATTCATTCAGCTACATGGATTGGTCAGTGTGCTCATCGACGCTTGACCATGAGATGTGGATCATCCAAAGCACATTAGCCTGGCGTACTCCTCTTATTCAATATAAGTTTTGAAACCAAACCTCTCCGCCACTATTTTTAAACAACTTAGAGTCTGATCTTCTTTTCACACTATTACATATAGTAAAATAATGATCAAAATCAGATTCAATTGTCAATTGCCCCTATCGGATATAGGATTGACTAgcaattccaaaaaaaaaaactagagtTACGGATAGATGAAAAAACTTTTTAAACCCTTCCTTTCTCACCGTAAACTGATTCTCAGATCTATTAGCCTCCTAAATAATGTTATTCTTAGATCTTGTTCATGAGGTTTAGCAAAAGAAAGATATTTCTATATTTGTGTGGCAACATGAGAATGTAACAAAACAGATCCTATCAACTTATTGCAACCTAGGATAATAAACTCATGAGCTTGATCTTACATCGCCATCAAAAACCGAAAGAAGACTTCCATCTCCAAATTTATCTTAGACATAGCGcccttctttttttattttggaaGTGAATCAGTGTCCAACCAAAACACCCAACCAAAAAAAATGGGGAAGACATAGCACGCAATTTAAAATCTTGTAGCGAAAATTGATTGATACTTACAATGTGAAACCatttacaaaaaatatttttacctTCAACTCATAATATCACATGGTAAGAAGTTTATTAGCAAATACAGAAGAAAACATATACAAGAAGGAAAAATGCCCTCTCAAAGAAGCAGAGGACAAACTGAAAAACTTTGAAAATGAAACGGTGCCCGATATGAATTCAATCCAGATCTTCTGCTCTGCATAGTGTTTCGTCCCCTGTTGATGTACACGAATGATGGGCATCTTCGAATAAAATGACCAAATAGAGACAAGTCATTCCTTTACATTCAAGAAGATGCGATGCATGGAGATGAGAAATCTGATGCAACACAATTATGGAGACGAGAGATCTGAAGCTGTAATCATTACATCTTCAAATTTTTGCAGTTGGTTTCTCACAATATTCGGATGGGTCACAACAGAAGATAAGTCGAACATCAGTGACTTGGCCGTTGAACTTGAAATCTTTCAGCTTCATTTAGGCTCATTTAAAGGACTCAAAGGCAACAGTGACTGCCTAAGCTGCAAAAAGAGAAAAAGAGAAGGCATTGATACTAGTATCAGTAATAAATGAGAACTGGTATGCTTTAATGGAGATGTCTAACGCTAAATTTTCACTAGTGTGTGAGGAAATATGATAATGTACACTTTATTAAATAGGCCATGAGGAAGAACTAACCCAAGAAAAATTCAACTAAGAATGAGTATGGGAAACCGAATGTACAAGAACTCAATCCTGCAGCCTCAACCTATTGAAGAACACCAAGAAATGAAATTCTGGGGCCCAATAAACAAAGCCAACAACTGGCCCTCCTTTGATGTGCTGCACAAATTGGTTCACAGGGCAACAGTTAGGGACACTGAGAGCCTAGCcagtgaaaataaaaaatagtcaCATCAAACCAACAATAAAAATCGTTAAACAGTTTAAACCTTTCCATCCAATATAACCAGTTCACCATCAACCCAACGAGGATTCTTAAATCCAGGCTCAGCTAGTCTTCCCTGACCCTTGTATCGAGCAATCTGCATTGTGGTGCAAATTATGCAAAgctgaaggaaaaaaaaatggtAGATAAATGATTGAATGTCATGCTCAATGACATACCACCCCAAATTCTTCAGGGATTATCCCTTTATGCGGAAGCTGGTATCTTTTCCCAACTTTTGCGCGGAATGCCACCTGAATACAAATAGATTATTTACCTTTTGGATAAGAAAAGAACAAAGGGGGAGAGACATACAAATTTGTTTGAATGTCCCGACCCTCGTTTTGTGATCTGAACAGGAATGAGATAATGAGGCTGAATCAGTGAGCCATCAAGATGAACAAGACAGTTCGAAGACTTGAACATAGTGACTGTTGACATAACTGATTCATGTTTAAAACATTTTGACAATACCAAACATGCCCCAGATATTATAAAATTCATATACTAGGATAAATGGAACCACCATCTTTCTTGGAGTTGTGACTCCATGACCatcaatattttaaacattCATGGGATAGATAATGCagaatcatataataaattattcgAATGAGTTGATCACCTGGCCAGCTGGAACACAAGGATCCCCTGTTATTTTCACTGCTTCTACGAACTCATAAAATTCAAGATTTGATGGCTTCTTTGAACTATCATCCTCTTTCCACTGACCAAATCTTCGTTTCATAAGAATGACTTCTGAAGTGTAAAGCCCATGGGCACCGACGTATAGTCCTGATGATTTAACGTACATATTAGAACAGTAAGATGCATATAACATTAAGAAAAAATTTATGCAGTGTTTCCCTCTAAGTAATCTcagttgaaaaataaaattgatcacCATCTAATggatctgaagatgatatatcaATCCGGTTGAATACAGTTGACCCAGAGAGAGGCTGACAATTTCGGGCCTGACTGAGAGTtagatttattaattcactGACATCTTTCAGGACCTATGTAGTTGAGATTGAAATTACGATCCAAAAGGAAAATAACAATATCACATGTAAATGGATTAATGTACCATAACAATTCGAACCAACCTTCAATGGAATTTTCCCTTTCCTAATAGACTTCACAAGATCAAGCATAACATAGTCAATGCCGCGTTGACCATGAACCTTAGCTCTGTTCGTTAGTGGAGACCGTCCACCACTAGATACATGCTCCTTGGCCTCTTCTTCCACTGTAAATGTAAATGACCACAGACCCTCTTTCTCAAGCCTTGCTGGTACTCGGAGCAAGTCTTTTATGTGAGTTCCACGAGAAATTTTAGGGATGAGACCACTACCAACAACTACCTCAACTGCGATTTGATTCTGCTCTTCATCCTCACTCACTCCACTACCAGCATGAAGTTCAATGTCACTCTGTTCATCATCGTCACTGTTGATTTCATCATCAGCACCTACATTCTCCAAGTCGCGGTCCTTCTCTTCCTCTTCATCTATTATCTGTTCAATCACCTTAGATATCATATCCTTGTCAACCTTTTCTGCTGTTACTTTCACAACCTTGACTTTCACACCAGGAATCATGTCTCgcaagacattgtcaaaatcaGAATCATCATCCCTATCAACACCATCCTCAGAATTTTCAGGGCTTGTATCAAACATCTCACGTTTGTTTTCTTCCTCATCGCGAGAGCCAAGGTTCTTTGTATTTCCTGATGAATTGAAGGATCGGGAATAAAGATCTTGAGGAGATCCCTTCCGCTTCAGGTATACAGCCTAAAAGCCAATTTATCGTTGAAATATTCATTCCAATGAAAAATACTAGTTCATAGGTAATTTTGAGGAAAGAAgacaatcaattttttttagcatgcatacaaaaatattttgtatGTTGCTGAGCGCACTTACTTAAGTGAAAGACAACTTGAAGACAATACCGCCCCAACTATTAATTTCATTCGAATAAATAGAGaaagaaatattttcaaaattttgttttattgCAGTGTTGGGAGAAGATTTTTGGCAAAAAACTTTGGGGgaaatttttgataaataaaatgtaTGTTTAGTTTTGTTTTGCGGAAGTATATATGTTATCATAGGTATGAAATGATGCCAGAAATTAATAGCATATTTTGGATTATAATGTAATATAACAATAGAAAATGTCTGGAAATGGATTTTAAAAACTTAGTAAAGAATAATGATTATGTTGGAAGATGTGCGAATGAGGAAAAATTTGGCTTGGGGAAAAATAGCTATCATGTGTTTTACTTTAGGGGATGAGGAATTGATTCGTGTTAATAAAAACATTGTCATAATTTTTAAATGCAGTTATATTTTGACCAATAGAGCAGAAAACTATCCTGCATATTAACATGCTTACTGATCAAAACAGCCACAACAAATTATTTATTCTTCCTAGCACCCAGATGTTATTAATCACCTGAAGATGAGACCATCTAAACAGTGAAGACGCGTTCACTACAGAAAGTATGATCACCGAATTTAAGAATACTAAAAAAGTCTAAAAAAAATGAAGGATGGATTGGAAAGAACATTCCTATATCACGTAATTGCATAGAACTCACCGAAACCATCAGCTGCAAATGAATAGAACACGTGCCATACAGATACTCAATAACTAGAAAATCAATAAAGAAGCTTAATGAAGAAAAGAGTACCTGCTGCTTATAATGACCTTTCGCAGTGTTTGTGAGATAAACCTCAAACAGTGGGGAGCCATCCAATGCTGTAGCAAGCTGACTGCCGAGAAATACAATAGCATCAAAGCAGTTACTGGTGCATTTTAATCTAAATCAAATTAGTGAAGCTTAAAATGGCAAATATTATCCCATTCCCGTTGAATGTAATATATTAGGCTATCTACTAAA is part of the Primulina eburnea isolate SZY01 chromosome 1, ASM2296580v1, whole genome shotgun sequence genome and encodes:
- the LOC140829177 gene encoding protein EXECUTER 1, chloroplastic-like isoform X2 codes for the protein MMASMCPPTVSSSCHKPSFSDSRFRFSRPSSIALPRFLDSTLFCRCNKVSDGGNSDSPWWDFGMQETIRNAIKQVEGYFDRKVEAGVAVVEGGEEDEEWDWERWRKHFAEVDEQERMVSVLKSQLASAIKREDYEDAATLKVAIAAAATNDTVGRVISHLKKCVEEERYGDASVLRDYAGTGLVRWWTGISEDSNDPYGRIIHIRAEYGRYIARSYSPRQLATALDGSPLFEVYLTNTAKGHYKQQAVYLKRKGSPQDLYSRSFNSSGNTKNLGSRDEEENKREMFDTSPENSEDGVDRDDDSDFDNVLRDMIPGVKVKVVKVTAEKVDKDMISKVIEQIIDEEEEKDRDLENVGADDEINSDDDEQSDIELHAGSGVSEDEEQNQIAVEVVVGSGLIPKISRGTHIKDLLRVPARLEKEGLWSFTFTVEEEAKEHVSSGGRSPLTNRAKVHGQRGIDYVMLDLVKSIRKGKIPLKVLKDVSELINLTLSQARNCQPLSGSTVFNRIDISSSDPLDGLYVGAHGLYTSEVILMKRRFGQWKEDDSSKKPSNLEFYEFVEAVKITGDPCVPAGQVAFRAKVGKRYQLPHKGIIPEEFGVIARYKGQGRLAEPGFKNPRWVDGELVILDGKHIKGGPVVGFVYWAPEFHFLVFFNRLRLQD
- the LOC140829177 gene encoding protein EXECUTER 1, chloroplastic-like isoform X1; amino-acid sequence: MMASMCPPTVSSSCHKPSFSDSRFRFSRPSSIALPRFLDSTLFCRCNKVSDGGNSDSPWWDFGMQETIRNAIKQVEGYFDRKVEAGVAVVEGGEEDEEWDWERWRKHFAEVDEQERMVSVLKSQLASAIKREDYEDAATLKVAIAAAATNDTVGRVISHLKKCVEEERYGDASVLRDYAGTGLVGWWTGISEDSNDPYGRIIHIRAEYGRYIARSYSPRQLATALDGSPLFEVYLTNTAKGHYKQQAVYLKRKGSPQDLYSRSFNSSGNTKNLGSRDEEENKREMFDTSPENSEDGVDRDDDSDFDNVLRDMIPGVKVKVVKVTAEKVDKDMISKVIEQIIDEEEEKDRDLENVGADDEINSDDDEQSDIELHAGSGVSEDEEQNQIAVEVVVGSGLIPKISRGTHIKDLLRVPARLEKEGLWSFTFTVEEEAKEHVSSGGRSPLTNRAKVHGQRGIDYVMLDLVKSIRKGKIPLKVLKDVSELINLTLSQARNCQPLSGSTVFNRIDISSSDPLDGLYVGAHGLYTSEVILMKRRFGQWKEDDSSKKPSNLEFYEFVEAVKITGDPCVPAGQVAFRAKVGKRYQLPHKGIIPEEFGVIARYKGQGRLAEPGFKNPRWVDGELVILDGKHIKGGPVVGFVYWAPEFHFLVFFNRLRLQD
- the LOC140829177 gene encoding protein EXECUTER 1, chloroplastic-like isoform X3, whose translation is MMASMCPPTVSSSCHKPSFSDSRFRFSRPSSIALPRFLDSTLFCRCNKVSDGGNSDSPWWDFGMQETIRNAIKQVEGYFDRKVEAGVAVVEGGEEDEEWDWERWRKHFAEVDEQERMVSVLKSQLASAIKREDYEDAATLKVAIAAAATNDTVGRVISHLKKCVEEERYGDASVLRDYAGTGLVGWWTGISEDSNDPYGRIIHIRAEYGRYIARSYSPRQLATALDGSPLFEVYLTNTAKGHYKQQAVYLKRKGSPQDLYSRSFNSSGNTKNLGSRDEEENKREMFDTSPENSEDGVDRDDDSDFDNVLRDMIPGVKVKVVKVTAEKVDKDMISKVIEQIIDEEEEKDRDLENVGADDEINSDDDEQSDIELHAGSGVSEDEEQNQIAVEVVVGSGLIPKISRGTHIKDLLRVPARLEKEGLWSFTFTVEEEAKEHVSSGGRSPLTNRAKVHGQRGIDYVMLDLVKSIRKGKIPLKVLKDVSELINLTLSQARNCQPLSGSTVFNRIDISSSDPLDGLYVGAHGLYTSEVILMKRRFGQWKEDDSSKKPSNLEFYEFVEAVKITGDPCVPAGQITKRGSGHSNKFVCLSPFVLFLSKR